From the Phoenix dactylifera cultivar Barhee BC4 chromosome 10, palm_55x_up_171113_PBpolish2nd_filt_p, whole genome shotgun sequence genome, one window contains:
- the LOC103703134 gene encoding uncharacterized protein LOC103703134 encodes MGNKPAKQEREEILVKVMPPLDRAYGRWLARDVQRLHGFTPKNPPAIKPPDHYIEYMQLYGWLDLDMDDPDLAHLVK; translated from the coding sequence ATGGGGAATAAGCCTGCCAAGCAGGAGCGCGAGGAGATCCTGGTTAAGGTCATGCCTCCATTGGACCGAGCCTATGGTAGATGGCTTGCTCGTGATGTTCAAAGGCTTCATGGTTTCACCCCAAAGAACCCTCCTGCTATAAAGCCCCCTGACCATTATATTGAATACATGCAGCTTTATGGCTGGCTGGATCTGGACATGGATGACCCAGATCTGGCTCACTTGGTTAAGTAG
- the LOC103703131 gene encoding transcription factor E2FB-like, giving the protein MSGGRAAGNRSAQQQAGQIFRPLKRHPLFPSAKPPFVAPDEYHQFSAADGYRITPDDVSDALVIKTPLKRKTEQEDNEAAESSEWTTSPGYAEAATSSLLTPVSGKGGRNYGRSKVANYNKSGPLTPLSNAASPSSNPLTPVGTCRYDSSLGLLTKKFINLLKHAQDGILDLNKAAETLEVQKRRIYDITNVLEGIGLIEKKLKNRIRWKGLDDSRPGELDDDVSSLQAEVQNLTLQERSVEDHINEMREKLRVLTEDENNQKWLYVTEADIKGLPCFQNDTLIAIKAPYGTTLEVPDPDEAGEYPHRRYRIVLRSSMGPIDVYLVSQYEEKFEEMSGVETPQRLPPASNSGSAENSTVEVVTEEGRGKEMAPNVPDCQRMDSDPNASHDFVGGMMKIVPSDVDTDADYWLLSDAGVSITDMWKTAPEVQWDAMGRFNPEDFIASNASTPRPETPPSGVIDVPSGTNSTQR; this is encoded by the exons ATGTCTGGCGGCCGGGCAGCGGGGAACCGGTCGGCACAGCAGCAGGCCGGGCAGATCTTCCGGCCGCTGAAGCGCCACCCGCTGTTCCCCTCGGCGAAGCCGCCGTTCGTGGCACCCGATGAGTACCACCAGTTCTCCGCCGCTGACGGCTACCGGATCACCCCCGATGATGTCTCCGATGCCCTAGTTATTAAGACACCC TTGAAGAGAAAGACTGAACAAGAAGACAATGAAGCTGCTGAATCAAGTGAGTGGACAACCAGCCCTGGATACGCTGAGGCTGCTACCAGTTCTCTCCTTACACCAGTATCAGGAAAAGGAGGTAGGAACTATGGCAGGTCCAAGGTTGCAAACTACAATAAATCTGGACCTCTGACACCCTTGTCAAATGCTG CTTCTCCATCCAGCAATCCTCTCACTCCAGTTGGTACTTGCCGTTATGACAGCTCTCTAG GACTCTTAACAAAAAAGTTTATCAATTTACTTAAGCATGCACAGGATGGCATCCTTGATCTGAATAAAGCTGCAGAAACACTGGAG GTCCAAAAGAGAAGGATATATGACATCACAAATGTCCTTGAAGGGATTGGACTGATAGAAAAGAAACTTAAGAACAGAATCCGTTGGAA GGGACTAGATGACTCGAGGCCAGGAGAGCTTGATGATGATGTTTCAAGTTTACAG GCAGAAGTTCAAAATCTTACCTTGCAGGAGCGCAGCGTAGAAGATCATATAAA TGAAATGCGAGAAAAACTAAGAGTGCTTACTGAAGATGAAAATAATCAAAA GTGGCTTTACGTGACCGAAGCTGACATCAAAGGCCTGCCCTGCTTTCAG AATGATACCTTGATAGCAATTAAAGCCCCGTATGGTACTACCCTGGAAGTTCCAGATCCTGATGAG GCTGGTGAATATCCCCATAGGAGATACAGAATTGTGCTAAGAAGTTCGATGGGTCCCATTGATGTTTACCTTGTTAG TCAATATGAGGAGAAGTTTGAGGAGATGAGTGGTGTTGAGACACCCCAAAGGCTCCCACCTGCATCAAATTCGGGTTCAGCTGAGAACTCCACAGTGGAAGTGGTTACAGAAGAGGGCAGGGGGAAGGAAATGGCGCCTAATGTTCCAGACTGTCAGAGGATGGACTCAGATCCAAATGCATCACATGATTTTGTTGGAGGGATGATGAAGATTGTTCCTTCAGATGTTGAT ACTGATGCTGACTATTGGCTTCTATCAGATGCTGGAGTTAGTATTACAGATATGTGGAAGACAGCTC CTGAAGTCCAATGGGATGCAATGGGCAGATTCAATCCAGAGGATTTCATTGCAAGCAACGCTAGCACTCCTCGGCCAGAAACTCCACCATCTGGTGTTATCGATGTCCCTTCCGGTACAAATTCCACTCAGCGATGA